The proteins below come from a single Natranaerofaba carboxydovora genomic window:
- the secD gene encoding protein translocase subunit SecD, translated as MIKWNKFFLLIVILALVVGLLYPTSSYVRDNANLGLDLAGGVYVLLEAEDVDDEVDEDDAVERAMTVIRSRVDELGVSEPVLQREGRNRIRIELAGEDLDRDEAMEVIGRTAQLKFFGPEILDDPDFDADVIREVEEEEQTEVISQEVLDRHEPLLTGDDLADASASYDPQGRPFVGIEFTSEGRDKFAEATTQYVNQPILMVLDNEVISAPNVNEPITGGNASIENVGDISEASNIALMLRTGALPVTLNELETRTVGPTLGAELLDNSVVAASIGLGLVLLFMVAFYRLPGIMSCFALGLYLIILFMVLIGIGATFTLPGIAGLVLSIGMAVDANVIIFERIKEELRDKKTLRTSVDSGFKKALSTILDSNVTTLIGASILFYFGTGPVRGFAVTLTIGILASMFTAIIFSKFILKTLVQTRMVKNTKYFGV; from the coding sequence ATGATCAAGTGGAATAAGTTTTTTCTTTTAATCGTTATTTTAGCTTTGGTAGTAGGTCTTTTATATCCTACGTCATCTTATGTGAGGGATAATGCTAATCTTGGTCTTGATCTAGCTGGTGGGGTATATGTACTTCTTGAAGCAGAAGACGTAGATGATGAAGTAGATGAGGACGATGCTGTTGAAAGGGCTATGACTGTAATTAGAAGTAGAGTGGATGAACTCGGTGTAAGTGAGCCTGTTCTACAAAGAGAAGGTAGAAACAGGATTAGGATCGAGCTTGCAGGCGAGGATTTGGACAGAGATGAAGCTATGGAAGTTATTGGAAGGACTGCTCAGTTAAAATTTTTTGGTCCAGAAATTTTGGACGATCCTGACTTTGATGCAGATGTGATTAGAGAAGTGGAGGAAGAAGAGCAAACAGAAGTTATTTCACAGGAAGTATTAGATAGACACGAGCCCCTTCTTACTGGAGATGACTTGGCGGATGCATCTGCGTCTTATGATCCTCAGGGTAGGCCTTTTGTGGGGATAGAATTTACTTCAGAAGGCAGAGATAAATTTGCTGAGGCAACTACTCAATATGTTAACCAACCTATATTAATGGTACTTGACAATGAAGTTATATCTGCTCCTAATGTTAATGAGCCTATAACAGGTGGTAATGCTTCAATAGAGAATGTAGGTGATATCAGTGAAGCAAGTAATATTGCACTGATGCTAAGGACAGGAGCCCTTCCTGTAACATTAAATGAACTAGAAACAAGAACGGTAGGCCCTACCCTTGGTGCTGAATTACTTGACAATAGTGTTGTTGCTGCAAGTATTGGCCTTGGCCTTGTGCTTTTATTCATGGTGGCTTTTTATCGCCTACCAGGTATAATGTCCTGTTTTGCCCTGGGATTATATTTAATAATATTATTTATGGTTCTGATAGGTATAGGTGCAACCTTTACTCTACCCGGCATAGCTGGACTTGTGTTATCAATTGGGATGGCGGTTGATGCAAACGTTATTATTTTTGAACGTATTAAAGAAGAACTTCGGGATAAAAAGACTTTGAGGACATCTGTTGACTCTGGATTTAAAAAGGCACTTTCAACTATATTGGATTCTAATGTTACAACCCTTATCGGTGCTTCTATACTATTTTATTTTGGTACAGGTCCGGTAAGAGGTTTTGCAGTTACATTAACAATAGGAATATTGGCCAGCATGTTCACTGCTATAATATTTTCGAAGTTTATTTTAAAAACACTTGTTCAAACAAGAATGGTAAAAAACACAAAATATTTTGGTGTGTAA
- the secF gene encoding protein translocase subunit SecF has translation MNFIDQVIDKRKNWISISGVIIVLTLIMFLIRGLNFGIDFTGGSILHFEIGEEFETQEIREVLQNHGLEDSVIQKAGGEGEESEVVIRTVSLDEDERNEIFNSMQQVWPQMTEDSILRSDNVGGVIGAELRQQAIIALSIAVVAIILYITFRFEFNFAVSAIIALINDVFFVLLLFSIFQFEIETAFVAALLTIMGYSINDTIVIFDRIRENLNLYKNYKKEEVVKMSLKRTLTRSINTSFTTLIVLGSLFIFGGITIRPFVAALLFGVIIGTYSSIFLAPNVWLILQDRLGSKKKFNASSHSEA, from the coding sequence ATGAATTTTATAGATCAGGTTATAGATAAAAGAAAAAACTGGATTTCTATTTCGGGTGTAATTATTGTTCTTACTTTGATTATGTTTTTGATTAGGGGGCTTAACTTCGGGATTGATTTTACCGGTGGAAGTATTTTGCACTTTGAGATAGGTGAAGAGTTTGAAACACAAGAGATAAGAGAAGTACTTCAAAATCATGGCTTAGAGGACAGTGTAATTCAAAAAGCCGGAGGCGAAGGTGAAGAAAGCGAAGTGGTAATAAGGACAGTTTCTTTGGATGAAGATGAAAGAAATGAAATTTTTAACAGTATGCAGCAGGTTTGGCCCCAGATGACTGAAGATTCTATATTGAGAAGTGACAATGTTGGTGGGGTTATTGGTGCAGAGTTAAGGCAGCAGGCGATTATAGCCTTAAGCATTGCTGTGGTAGCTATAATCTTATATATAACCTTTAGATTTGAGTTTAATTTTGCTGTAAGTGCGATAATTGCTTTAATTAATGATGTTTTCTTTGTACTTTTATTATTTTCAATTTTTCAATTTGAAATTGAAACTGCATTTGTTGCTGCCCTCTTAACAATTATGGGTTATTCAATAAACGATACTATTGTGATTTTTGATAGAATACGCGAGAATTTGAATCTATATAAAAATTATAAAAAAGAAGAAGTCGTTAAAATGAGTCTTAAACGAACTTTAACTAGATCAATTAATACATCATTTACGACCTTAATTGTACTTGGAAGCTTATTTATATTTGGTGGAATTACTATTAGGCCTTTTGTTGCGGCTTTATTATTTGGTGTAATAATTGGGACTTATTCATCAATTTTTCTAGCGCCAAATGTTTGGTTGATTTTACAGGATAGGTTAGGCAGTAAGAAGAAATTTAATGCTTCTTCACATTCTGAAGCATAG
- the recJ gene encoding single-stranded-DNA-specific exonuclease RecJ: MQQPGRPYSKWEFSNELLDKTIEMSDKNGYSRILNKLLENRNMLDENEIEKFLNPAWENLHDPFLLIDLDKGAKRLKQALENKEDVLVYGDYDADGVSATSLLCSFINKNGGKARYLIPDRFSEGYGLTFDALNRTSEFPDLLITVDCGINSVEEVEWLNENGTDVIITDHHEQLGDLPPAIAVINPKRKESDYPFKELSGVGVCLKLVWAVLVYQNNSSIREELEFYLDLVALGTIADLVPLVDENRFFVIRGLKNFGQNRTGLKALTDIAGLNDQNLNVGNIAFVIAPRINAAGRLESGELAVKLLLEESSYDKAYERADYLSKENDERRELEKKVFEEAREEILKNDYHREDYVIVVGKEDWHEGVIGIAASKILEEFYQPVVLLTIDGDEAKGSCRSISSFNMVEGLSKCEDLLKKYGGHKLAAGLTLETCKIDIFREKLNDYAREKLSSNDLIPSINVDISVPACYITDKLVEEIDLLAPFGIGNPKPVLSSVMKVDHLQRVGKNKEHVKLSLYDGQYNYDGIWFNAVTKLPNVKKDSYINVAYTPKINNFNQKKSVDLQIVDIKHDECEKIIEDYRNCDKRKVLEKLKEGSTFLVNTKETEKVLRSNLNKIKNKKENTNIVKFNNLSNTVIKSDTLILFDLPFDGEALRKNLRKMQIKKIYLLYCNEDKNKNDYLWKASIPTKDKLIWVYNRIFHLNNSSEIDIEEIKKLFIESSFPGTTWRLINKCLDIFTELDVLKENNNSYMIKRKRKSESLEQIDFNVSKTYKQEKNRLTKINWWEDKFLNSPAALIYQIFFDDMSLDLLT, from the coding sequence TTGCAACAACCAGGAAGACCTTATTCCAAATGGGAATTTAGCAATGAATTATTGGATAAAACCATAGAAATGTCAGACAAAAATGGTTATTCTAGAATTCTTAATAAATTACTGGAAAATAGAAATATGCTTGATGAAAACGAAATAGAAAAATTTTTGAATCCTGCCTGGGAAAACCTCCATGATCCTTTTTTATTAATAGATCTTGACAAAGGGGCAAAAAGGTTAAAGCAGGCACTAGAAAATAAAGAAGATGTTCTGGTTTATGGAGATTATGACGCAGATGGTGTGAGTGCCACGTCTTTACTATGTAGTTTTATAAATAAAAATGGTGGTAAGGCACGTTATTTGATTCCAGATAGATTTTCTGAAGGGTACGGGCTCACCTTTGATGCCCTGAATAGAACCAGTGAATTTCCAGATTTATTAATAACGGTTGATTGTGGCATAAATTCTGTAGAAGAAGTTGAGTGGTTAAATGAAAATGGTACTGATGTTATAATAACAGATCATCACGAGCAACTTGGCGATCTACCTCCGGCTATTGCAGTTATTAATCCCAAAAGAAAAGAATCAGACTACCCTTTTAAAGAACTTAGTGGAGTCGGTGTTTGTTTAAAACTGGTCTGGGCTGTGCTGGTTTATCAAAATAATTCTTCTATAAGGGAAGAACTAGAATTTTACCTTGATCTTGTAGCCCTTGGTACCATAGCAGACCTCGTCCCCCTGGTTGACGAAAACAGGTTTTTTGTTATTAGAGGCTTGAAAAACTTTGGACAAAATAGAACAGGCCTTAAAGCTCTAACAGATATAGCGGGGCTCAATGATCAAAACCTTAATGTAGGGAATATTGCCTTTGTAATTGCGCCTAGAATAAATGCTGCGGGAAGACTTGAGAGCGGGGAACTGGCTGTTAAACTTTTGTTAGAGGAATCATCTTATGATAAGGCTTATGAAAGAGCAGATTATTTATCTAAAGAAAATGATGAAAGGCGGGAGTTAGAGAAAAAAGTCTTTGAAGAAGCAAGGGAAGAAATACTTAAAAATGACTATCATAGAGAAGACTATGTAATTGTAGTTGGCAAAGAGGATTGGCATGAAGGTGTTATTGGGATAGCCGCTTCAAAAATATTGGAAGAATTTTATCAACCTGTTGTTTTACTTACTATAGACGGTGATGAAGCTAAAGGTTCTTGTCGTAGTATATCTTCGTTTAATATGGTTGAAGGACTTTCTAAATGTGAGGATTTATTAAAAAAGTATGGAGGACATAAGCTTGCGGCAGGTCTTACTTTAGAAACTTGCAAAATTGACATTTTTAGAGAAAAGTTAAATGATTACGCAAGAGAGAAACTCTCTAGCAATGACTTGATACCTTCGATAAATGTAGACATCTCTGTTCCTGCGTGTTATATTACTGACAAACTAGTTGAAGAGATAGATCTGCTTGCGCCCTTTGGAATAGGAAATCCAAAGCCGGTGTTAAGTTCTGTTATGAAAGTTGATCATTTACAAAGAGTCGGTAAAAACAAAGAGCATGTTAAACTTTCTCTATATGATGGACAGTACAACTATGATGGGATATGGTTTAATGCTGTAACAAAACTTCCTAATGTTAAAAAAGATTCTTATATAAATGTTGCTTATACCCCCAAAATTAATAATTTCAATCAAAAAAAATCAGTAGACTTACAAATTGTAGACATAAAGCATGATGAATGTGAAAAAATTATTGAAGACTATAGAAACTGTGATAAAAGAAAAGTTTTAGAGAAGTTAAAAGAAGGGTCAACATTTCTTGTGAACACGAAAGAGACTGAGAAAGTATTAAGAAGCAACCTTAATAAAATTAAAAATAAAAAGGAAAATACCAATATTGTGAAGTTTAATAATTTGTCTAATACAGTTATTAAATCAGATACCTTAATTTTATTTGATCTTCCATTTGATGGGGAAGCTTTGAGAAAAAATTTGAGAAAAATGCAGATTAAAAAAATATATTTGCTGTACTGCAATGAAGATAAGAACAAAAATGATTATTTATGGAAGGCTTCTATTCCGACAAAGGATAAACTTATTTGGGTATACAACAGAATTTTTCACTTAAACAATAGTAGTGAAATAGACATAGAAGAAATAAAAAAATTATTTATCGAAAGCTCATTTCCAGGTACTACCTGGAGGCTCATTAATAAGTGTTTAGATATTTTCACAGAACTTGATGTTTTAAAAGAAAATAATAATTCTTATATGATAAAAAGAAAAAGAAAAAGTGAAAGTCTAGAACAAATTGATTTTAATGTGTCAAAGACGTATAAACAAGAAAAAAATAGGCTTACAAAGATAAATTGGTGGGAAGACAAATTTTTGAACTCACCTGCTGCTTTAATATACCAAATATTTTTTGATGACATGAGTTTAGACTTACTTACTTAG
- a CDS encoding RelA/SpoT family protein, translated as MTVKKYRRLRRKIKKNYTSDSGLELLDDAYEFAENAHSGQKRVSGIDYFYHPLEVAFILAELELDLPTVCAGLLHDVIEDTEVTKEEVEEKFGSEIALLVDGVTKLSKLEFKSKEERQAENLRKMFLAMAEDIRVILIKLADRTHNMRTLDHLPKRKQKKIAKETLEIYAPLAHRLGISMIKWELEDKAFRYLEPQQYFHLARQIAHKRQSREEYLKKIQGILKEKLDEMGIEAEIQGRPKHLYSIYTKMKRQEKDLDEIYDLTAVRIIVNNIKECYEVLGSLHNMWKPVPGRFKDYIAVPKPNMYQSLHTTLICPEGQLLEIQIRTWEMHKVAEYGIAAHWLYKDEQEGDQKFAEKLSWLRQLLEWQKDMKDAKEFMENLKIDFFSDEVFVFTPKGDVINLPLGSTPLDFAYRIHTEVGNSCIGAKVNERIVPLDYQLKNGDIVEVLTSKQASPSRDWLNIVKSSQARNKIRQWFKREKRDENIQKGKEMLEKELKRLNYTPSKVLKESYLEEIGTRYNFKSSEDLLAAVGYGGITVNYVIGRLEDIIEREEGEDQKEEKTEEKVIQDVLTEEKPRRKTRNSVSVEGLDNIVTRFAKCCCPLPGEEIVGFITRGRGISVHKKNCPNAKNRLSKNETTVPVYWDNEEEEGNFPVDIMAFSMDRPHLIRDIMDMLGSLKVPVTAIQGKSNSNGAVTVSLTVIVRNHSHLQLVIDKLSEVKNVYKVQRVVP; from the coding sequence TTGACAGTAAAAAAGTATCGAAGGCTAAGAAGAAAAATTAAAAAGAATTATACCTCTGACTCCGGTTTGGAGTTACTTGATGATGCGTATGAATTTGCTGAAAATGCTCATAGTGGTCAAAAAAGAGTATCTGGCATTGACTACTTTTATCATCCTTTGGAAGTTGCCTTTATATTGGCAGAATTAGAACTTGATTTGCCTACTGTTTGCGCTGGATTGTTACATGATGTGATTGAAGATACAGAAGTGACGAAGGAAGAGGTAGAGGAAAAATTCGGAAGCGAGATAGCCCTTCTGGTGGATGGTGTTACCAAATTAAGTAAACTAGAATTTAAATCCAAGGAAGAAAGACAGGCAGAAAATTTGCGAAAAATGTTTTTGGCTATGGCAGAAGATATCCGGGTCATACTTATAAAGCTGGCAGATAGAACTCATAATATGCGGACTTTGGACCATCTACCAAAACGTAAACAGAAAAAAATAGCTAAAGAAACGCTTGAAATATATGCTCCTTTGGCGCACAGATTAGGTATATCAATGATCAAATGGGAGTTAGAGGATAAGGCTTTTAGATATTTAGAACCGCAGCAGTATTTTCATCTTGCAAGGCAGATCGCTCACAAAAGGCAATCAAGAGAAGAATATCTTAAAAAGATCCAAGGTATCTTGAAAGAAAAACTAGATGAAATGGGAATTGAAGCTGAGATCCAGGGAAGGCCCAAGCATTTATACAGTATTTATACAAAGATGAAGCGCCAGGAAAAAGACCTTGATGAGATTTATGACCTTACTGCTGTAAGAATTATAGTAAACAACATAAAAGAATGTTACGAAGTGTTAGGGTCACTTCATAATATGTGGAAACCTGTACCAGGACGCTTTAAAGATTATATAGCAGTCCCAAAGCCAAACATGTACCAATCTCTTCATACGACTCTGATCTGCCCTGAAGGGCAGCTATTAGAAATTCAGATAAGGACCTGGGAAATGCATAAAGTTGCTGAATATGGTATAGCAGCACACTGGTTATACAAAGACGAACAAGAAGGGGATCAAAAGTTTGCGGAAAAGTTATCCTGGTTACGTCAGCTTCTTGAATGGCAAAAGGATATGAAAGACGCCAAAGAATTTATGGAGAACCTAAAGATAGATTTCTTTTCGGATGAGGTTTTTGTTTTTACCCCCAAAGGCGATGTTATAAACCTACCCCTTGGATCTACGCCTTTAGATTTTGCGTATAGGATTCATACAGAGGTTGGCAACTCATGTATTGGAGCTAAAGTAAATGAGAGGATAGTGCCCCTTGATTATCAGTTAAAAAATGGTGATATTGTAGAAGTTTTGACATCTAAACAGGCTTCGCCCAGTAGAGACTGGTTAAATATTGTTAAATCATCTCAGGCAAGGAACAAAATAAGACAGTGGTTTAAACGAGAAAAAAGAGATGAAAATATCCAAAAAGGTAAAGAGATGTTAGAAAAAGAGCTAAAAAGACTGAACTATACGCCATCTAAGGTTCTAAAAGAATCCTATTTAGAAGAGATAGGTACCAGGTATAATTTCAAGTCTTCAGAGGATCTACTAGCTGCTGTTGGTTATGGTGGGATTACTGTTAATTATGTTATAGGAAGGCTTGAAGATATAATAGAAAGAGAAGAAGGAGAAGATCAAAAAGAAGAAAAGACAGAAGAAAAAGTTATTCAAGATGTCTTAACAGAAGAAAAACCGAGGCGAAAAACCAGGAATTCAGTATCTGTTGAGGGTCTAGATAATATTGTGACAAGATTCGCGAAATGCTGCTGCCCTCTACCCGGTGAGGAAATCGTAGGTTTTATAACAAGGGGAAGAGGGATATCTGTTCACAAAAAGAACTGTCCTAATGCTAAAAATAGATTATCAAAAAACGAGACTACAGTTCCTGTCTATTGGGATAATGAAGAGGAAGAAGGTAATTTCCCTGTTGATATAATGGCATTTTCTATGGATCGACCGCATTTGATTAGAGATATAATGGATATGTTAGGAAGCCTTAAAGTGCCTGTGACAGCTATCCAAGGTAAATCTAACAGTAATGGAGCCGTAACTGTAAGTTTGACTGTTATTGTAAGAAATCATTCTCACCTGCAGCTTGTAATAGATAAATTAAGTGAAGTAAAAAATGTCTATAAAGTACAAAGAGTGGTGCCTTAG
- the dtd gene encoding D-aminoacyl-tRNA deacylase: MRAVLQRVKRSSVKVNDEEVGEVGYGLNVLLGIEEGDDKEDIEYMVDKVVNLRIFEDENGKMNLSVLDVEGELLVISQFTLLGDARKGRRPNFMKALSPDESEKIYQVFCETIREKYNLPVKTGTFQEYMEVEIINDGPVTLLLDSNKNF, translated from the coding sequence ATGAGAGCAGTATTACAGCGTGTTAAAAGATCTTCTGTAAAGGTTAACGATGAAGAAGTTGGAGAAGTAGGATATGGGTTAAATGTACTGTTAGGTATAGAAGAGGGGGATGATAAAGAGGATATTGAGTATATGGTAGACAAAGTAGTCAACCTGAGAATTTTTGAAGATGAGAATGGAAAAATGAACTTATCTGTCCTTGATGTTGAAGGTGAGCTACTTGTAATAAGTCAGTTTACTTTGCTAGGAGATGCTAGAAAAGGTAGAAGACCTAACTTTATGAAAGCTTTAAGTCCTGATGAATCTGAAAAAATATACCAGGTGTTTTGTGAGACGATTAGAGAAAAATATAATTTGCCTGTAAAAACAGGAACATTTCAAGAATATATGGAAGTTGAAATTATTAACGATGGTCCTGTTACATTATTATTAGATAGCAACAAAAACTTTTGA
- a CDS encoding MBL fold metallo-hydrolase encodes MIIKRIMAGPLGANCYVIGCEETKEGAIIDPGGRDKEIIDQVEKEGLEIKWVINTHAHSDHIAGNEYVLDHTGAKLVIHEDDEKFLMSPNLNLSSFTGDHIEGPEPDRKVVDGDVIEFGNISLKVLHTPGHSPGCICLLKDDVLFSGDTIFREGIGRPDLPGGNQNTLLNSIKTVLDKLDDDTVIYPGHGEATSVKHEKKNNPFLML; translated from the coding sequence GTGATAATTAAAAGAATTATGGCTGGCCCCCTTGGGGCAAACTGTTATGTTATTGGATGTGAAGAAACTAAAGAAGGAGCTATAATAGACCCGGGTGGTAGAGATAAAGAAATAATAGATCAAGTAGAAAAAGAAGGACTAGAAATAAAATGGGTTATTAATACCCATGCACATAGTGACCACATAGCAGGAAATGAATATGTTTTAGATCATACTGGTGCGAAGCTTGTTATACATGAAGATGACGAAAAGTTTCTTATGAGTCCAAATCTTAACCTTTCTTCATTTACGGGAGATCATATAGAAGGGCCTGAACCTGACAGAAAAGTTGTTGATGGAGATGTTATTGAATTTGGGAATATATCGCTAAAAGTTCTACATACGCCTGGTCATTCTCCGGGATGTATATGTCTATTAAAAGATGATGTTTTATTCTCCGGGGATACAATCTTTAGAGAAGGAATTGGAAGGCCAGACCTTCCCGGAGGGAATCAAAACACTCTTCTGAACTCAATCAAAACAGTTCTTGACAAATTAGATGATGATACTGTCATATATCCTGGCCACGGAGAAGCAACTAGTGTTAAGCACGAGAAAAAGAACAATCCATTTTTGATGTTATAA
- the hisS gene encoding histidine--tRNA ligase produces MLTKAPKGTRDILPGETSKWQYFERVVSKLAENYGFNELRVPIFEHTDLFARGVGESTDIVTKQMYTFEDKAARSITLRPEGTASTVRAFIEYKMFNQPQPVKMYYLGPMFRYENPQAGRYRQFHQFGVEYFGSIAPEADVETIQLCINIFKELGLKNLSLEINSVGCPNCRQKFQEELKKYLANNLDELCKDCRSRYETNPMRILDCKNKKCNDLLKDDMPLLLDNLCSECDEHFYNVKELLTYVGLDFEVNPKMVRGLDYYTKTAFEVIVDDIGAQSSIGGGGRYDGLVKECGGPETPAVGFAVGIERVLLALENQGVKIPEDNEADAYLVYGGSEAKKECFRMLDKIRSLGYLALMDFEDKSFRAQLKKADKLNAKYAVIIGEEELSEEHVLLRNMKDGNQEKIPMNSFLDKIQELIR; encoded by the coding sequence ATGTTAACAAAAGCGCCAAAAGGTACCAGGGACATTTTACCAGGTGAAACTTCGAAATGGCAGTACTTTGAAAGAGTTGTGTCTAAATTAGCAGAAAATTACGGGTTTAATGAGCTTAGGGTGCCCATATTCGAACATACTGATTTGTTTGCCCGTGGGGTAGGCGAAAGCACAGATATTGTAACAAAGCAAATGTATACTTTTGAGGATAAAGCTGCGCGAAGTATAACTCTTCGCCCTGAAGGGACTGCTTCTACAGTTAGAGCTTTTATAGAGTACAAAATGTTTAATCAGCCTCAGCCGGTTAAAATGTATTATCTAGGGCCTATGTTTAGATATGAAAACCCTCAGGCTGGAAGGTATAGGCAATTTCATCAGTTTGGGGTAGAATATTTTGGTAGTATTGCTCCTGAAGCAGATGTGGAAACTATCCAACTTTGTATAAATATATTTAAAGAGCTTGGATTAAAAAACCTTTCCCTTGAAATAAATAGTGTAGGATGCCCTAACTGTCGTCAAAAATTTCAAGAAGAGTTAAAAAAGTATTTGGCAAATAATTTGGATGAACTTTGTAAGGACTGCAGATCAAGATATGAAACTAATCCTATGAGAATATTAGATTGTAAAAATAAAAAGTGTAATGATTTGTTAAAAGATGATATGCCGTTGCTGTTAGATAACCTGTGTAGTGAATGTGATGAACATTTTTATAATGTTAAAGAATTACTTACATATGTAGGTCTAGACTTTGAGGTTAATCCCAAAATGGTTAGAGGGCTAGACTATTATACAAAAACTGCCTTTGAGGTTATAGTTGATGATATTGGAGCCCAGAGCTCTATAGGAGGGGGCGGCAGGTATGATGGTCTTGTAAAAGAATGTGGAGGCCCAGAAACGCCAGCAGTTGGTTTTGCTGTAGGGATTGAAAGAGTGTTATTAGCACTTGAAAACCAAGGGGTAAAGATTCCAGAAGATAATGAAGCTGATGCATATTTGGTTTATGGAGGAAGTGAGGCAAAAAAAGAGTGTTTTAGAATGTTAGATAAGATTCGCAGCCTTGGGTACTTGGCATTAATGGATTTTGAAGATAAAAGTTTTAGAGCTCAATTAAAAAAAGCAGATAAATTAAATGCCAAATATGCTGTGATAATTGGAGAAGAGGAATTGAGTGAAGAGCATGTATTATTAAGGAATATGAAAGATGGGAATCAAGAAAAAATTCCTATGAATAGTTTTTTGGATAAGATACAAGAATTAATTAGATAG